A region of Campylobacter sp. RM16189 DNA encodes the following proteins:
- the ccoS gene encoding cbb3-type cytochrome oxidase assembly protein CcoS: protein MDISIIALMIGISTLLGAFGLFALLWGLKTKQFEDYRKFLDGTKYDDEESLNDAYKMELKQKEAAKKVIDRPIDKLPS from the coding sequence ATGGATATAAGTATAATAGCTTTGATGATCGGAATTTCAACACTGCTCGGAGCTTTTGGGCTATTTGCTCTGCTTTGGGGGCTTAAAACGAAGCAGTTTGAGGACTATCGCAAATTTTTAGACGGAACGAAATATGATGATGAAGAGTCGCTAAATGACGCTTATAAAATGGAGTTAAAGCAAAAAGAGGCGGCCAAAAAAGTTATAGACCGCCCGATTGATAAATTGCCAAGTTAA